A part of Ictalurus furcatus strain D&B chromosome 8, Billie_1.0, whole genome shotgun sequence genomic DNA contains:
- the c8h15orf40 gene encoding UPF0235 protein C15orf40 homolog isoform X2, whose translation MYCQSLRHGFMRITLFTLSESSCRESLRSSSATVKSTGRGDSLINNMPKKEKTSKTTQTKKQSETPTGPVSTHKDGGLAIAIHAKPGAKQNAVTDVSSEAVGVAIAAPPTDGEANAELVRYLCKVLALKKSEVTLDK comes from the exons ATGTATTGCCAAAGTTTGCGTCATGGATTTATGAGAATTACGTTATTTACACTCTCTGAAAGTAGCTGTAGGGAAAGTCTCCGTTCTTCTTCGGCTACAGTAAAGTCCACAGGCAGAGGAGATTCTCTTATAAACAACATgcccaagaaagaaaaaacg AGCAAAACCACGCAGACGAAGAAGCAGTCAGAAACACCGACCGGTCCAGTTTCCACGCATAAAGACGGCGGACTTGCAATAGCGATACACGCCAAGCCTGGAGCAAAGCAAAATGCTGTCACAG ATGTGAGCTCGGAGGCGGTGGGGGTCGCTATTGCTGCACCTCCTACAGACGGCGAGGCCAACGCGGAGCTCGTGCGCTATCTGTGCAAAGTGCTGGCGCTGAAGAAGAGTGAAGTCACGCTGGATAAG taa
- the c8h15orf40 gene encoding UPF0235 protein C15orf40 homolog isoform X1: MYCQSLRHGFMRITLFTLSESSCRESLRSSSATVKSTGRGDSLINNMPKKEKTSKTTQTKKQSETPTGPVSTHKDGGLAIAIHAKPGAKQNAVTDVSSEAVGVAIAAPPTDGEANAELVRYLCKVLALKKSEVTLDKGSKSREKVIKVIASISQEEVLERLKREAAG; the protein is encoded by the exons ATGTATTGCCAAAGTTTGCGTCATGGATTTATGAGAATTACGTTATTTACACTCTCTGAAAGTAGCTGTAGGGAAAGTCTCCGTTCTTCTTCGGCTACAGTAAAGTCCACAGGCAGAGGAGATTCTCTTATAAACAACATgcccaagaaagaaaaaacg AGCAAAACCACGCAGACGAAGAAGCAGTCAGAAACACCGACCGGTCCAGTTTCCACGCATAAAGACGGCGGACTTGCAATAGCGATACACGCCAAGCCTGGAGCAAAGCAAAATGCTGTCACAG ATGTGAGCTCGGAGGCGGTGGGGGTCGCTATTGCTGCACCTCCTACAGACGGCGAGGCCAACGCGGAGCTCGTGCGCTATCTGTGCAAAGTGCTGGCGCTGAAGAAGAGTGAAGTCACGCTGGATAAG GGCAGTAAATCCAgagaaaaagtcattaaagtCATTGCATCGATTAGTCAAGAGGAGGTTCTGGAGAGACTAAAGCGAGAGGCTGCTGGCTGA
- the glsl gene encoding glutaminase liver isoform, mitochondrial isoform X1 — protein MEQISSQEADDNPYLCFQRTPSFRRKWRKRYGGLDGNKLLEPNKEEDMRENGVMINGLTERNAAPVKSAEAQETRFAESISNLVPRKAMTPQRPVNFVAPGSTALPVFISNGGTKAPQAEPERMLTAQPWPSISRTEAQHTQSKRKVSADVLFDSFASGGRVSTNHFFETLWCSGILRTDPRIKDCYALMKKLQNADGAVDRNTFQRCVTGFVSFILKAVQGRFVIPDFCMFAEETQKLFIKCKQLSSVEEKEDRSKASGKWGISICTVDGQRLSLGDWNEPCVLGEIAWPLVYGLAVDQLGVDHVHRHVGVEEYAKYESPFTLSKQGVPHTPLTETGAIICASLLQQLTLRQVTEEEEKFESVLNIVRRLCNKEHANLNCTSYQGLRKDIIRLHALSFYLQEKKCFPEANDINATLDLLLQCMSTEVTCESGAALAATLANGGLCPMSGDQVLSSSAVRSTLSIMQVAGMNDYSRKFHFKASMPAKSSSSGVVLTVVPGVLGITCWSPELDVYGNSWRAVHFCEELVSVFQLHSFDIRTPFRQVLFYRQWKVESEGYQIMNILLAAYRGDLQSLRRYFLSGADVNAVDYDGRSALHVAASEGRLEVIKFLMESTGANCTLKDRWGNTALQEAIRCNQGPAVQLLTKYTDYKEML, from the exons ATGGAACAAATTTCAAGCCAAGAAGCAGATGACAATCCTTATCTCTG TTTTCAGAGAACACCATCTTTTCGTCGCAAATGGAGAAAACGCTATGGAGGTTTGGATGGCAACAAATTGCTGGAGCCAAATAAGGAGGAGGACATGAGAG AGAATGGTGTGATGATAAATGGCCTCACTGAAAGGAATGCTGCCCCTGTGAAGAGTGCAGAAGCTCAG GAGACCAGATTTGCAGAGAGTATTTCAAATCTTGTGCCAAGAAAAGCTATGACACCTCAGAGGCCTGTCAACTTTGTGGCTCCAGGATCAACAG CTTTACCAGTATTTATCAGCAATGGTGGCACAAAAGCCCCTCAGGCAGAACCAGAGCGAATGCTCACTGCCCAGCCCTGGCCAAGCATCAGCAGGACTGAGGCCCAGCACACCCAATCCAAGAGAAAAGT GTCTGCTGACGTGCTGTTCGACAGCTTCGCCTCCGGAGGAAGAGTCAGCACCAATCATTTCTTTGAG aCCCTGTGGTGCTCTGGCATTTTAAGAACTGACCCACGGATTAAGGACTGCTATGCACTGATGAAAAAACTGCAGAATGCTGATGGAGCAGTGGACAGGAACACTTTCCAAAG GTGTGTGACAGGCTTTGTATCTTTCATTCTGAAAGCAGTGCAAGGCAGATTTGTCATTCCAGATTTCTGTATGTTTGCTGAAGAGACCCAAAAGCTGTTCATTAAATGTAAACAGCTGTCTTCTGTAGAG GAGAAGGAAGACAGAAGCAAGGCCAGTGGAAAGTGGGGGATTTCAATCTGCACAGTGGATGGCCAGAG GCTCTCTCTTGGGGACTGGAATGAGCCGTGTGTTCTGGGAGAGATTGCCTGGCCGCTTGTTTACGGGCTTGCCGTGGATCAACTTGGAGTTGACCATGTCCACAGACATGTAGGAGTGGAGGAATATGCAAAATATGAGTCCCCCTTTACCCTGAGCAAACAag GTGTCCCTCACACTCCCCTGACAGAGACGGGAGCAATTATATGTGCATCACTGCTGCAG CAGTTAACATTAAGGCAAGTtacagaggaagaggagaaattCGAGTCG GTTTTGAATATTGTAAGAAGATTATGTAACAAGGAACATGCCAACTTAAATTGTACAAG TTATCAAGGCTTGAGGAAGGACATTATACGTCTACATGCACTTTCATTTTATCTTCAAGAAAAGAAG TGTTTTCCGGAAGCCAATGATATAAATGCTACACTGGATCTGCTGTTACAG TGTATGTCTACAGAAGTCACATGTGAGTCCGGAGCTGCCTTGGCTGCAACTTTAGCTAATGGTGGCCTCTGCCCTATGTCGGGTGACCAGGTCCTCTCCAGCTCTGCAGTTCGCAGTACTCTGTCCATAATGCAAGTGGCAGGAATGAACGATTACTCCAGAAAATTCCATTTTAAG GCATCCATGCCTGCCAAATCCAGCAGCTCTGGTGTTGTGTTGACAGTAGTCCCTGGGGTGCTGGGCATCACTTGCTGGTCACCAGAGTTGGATGTATATGGAAACTCATGGAGGGCTGTGCATTTCTGTGAG GAGCTGGTGTCAGTTTTTCAGCTACACAGCTTTGATATCAGGACTCCATTCAGACAGGTGCTGTTCTACAGGCAGTGGAAAGTGGAGTCTGAG GGCTACCAAATCATGAACATCCTATTGGCTGCTTATCGGGGGGACCTGCAATCGTTACGGAG GTATTTCCTCTCTGGAGCAGATGTGAATGCTGTTGATTATGATGGAAGGTCTGCACTTCATGTGGCTGCCTCAGAGGGGCGTCTGGAGGTCATCAAGTTTCTGATGGAGAGCACTGGAGCCAACTGCACACTCAAGGACAG GTGGGGAAACACAGCTTTGCAGGAGGCTATAAGATGCAATCAAGGACCTGCTGTACAGCTCCTCACAAAGTATACAGACTACAAGGAAATGTTATGA
- the glsl gene encoding glutaminase liver isoform, mitochondrial isoform X2 gives MEQISSQEADDNPYLCFQRTPSFRRKWRKRYGGLDGNKLLEPNKEEDMRENGVMINGLTERNAAPVKSAEAQETRFAESISNLVPRKAMTPQRPVNFVAPGSTALPVFISNGGTKAPQAEPERMLTAQPWPSISRTEAQHTQSKRKVSADVLFDSFASGGRVSTNHFFETLWCSGILRTDPRIKDCYALMKKLQNADGAVDRNTFQRCVTGFVSFILKAVQGRFVIPDFCMFAEETQKLFIKCKQLSSVEEKEDRSKASGKWGISICTVDGQRLSLGDWNEPCVLGEIAWPLVYGLAVDQLGVDHVHRHVGVEEYAKYESPFTLSKQGVPHTPLTETGAIICASLLQLTLRQVTEEEEKFESVLNIVRRLCNKEHANLNCTSYQGLRKDIIRLHALSFYLQEKKCFPEANDINATLDLLLQCMSTEVTCESGAALAATLANGGLCPMSGDQVLSSSAVRSTLSIMQVAGMNDYSRKFHFKASMPAKSSSSGVVLTVVPGVLGITCWSPELDVYGNSWRAVHFCEELVSVFQLHSFDIRTPFRQVLFYRQWKVESEGYQIMNILLAAYRGDLQSLRRYFLSGADVNAVDYDGRSALHVAASEGRLEVIKFLMESTGANCTLKDRWGNTALQEAIRCNQGPAVQLLTKYTDYKEML, from the exons ATGGAACAAATTTCAAGCCAAGAAGCAGATGACAATCCTTATCTCTG TTTTCAGAGAACACCATCTTTTCGTCGCAAATGGAGAAAACGCTATGGAGGTTTGGATGGCAACAAATTGCTGGAGCCAAATAAGGAGGAGGACATGAGAG AGAATGGTGTGATGATAAATGGCCTCACTGAAAGGAATGCTGCCCCTGTGAAGAGTGCAGAAGCTCAG GAGACCAGATTTGCAGAGAGTATTTCAAATCTTGTGCCAAGAAAAGCTATGACACCTCAGAGGCCTGTCAACTTTGTGGCTCCAGGATCAACAG CTTTACCAGTATTTATCAGCAATGGTGGCACAAAAGCCCCTCAGGCAGAACCAGAGCGAATGCTCACTGCCCAGCCCTGGCCAAGCATCAGCAGGACTGAGGCCCAGCACACCCAATCCAAGAGAAAAGT GTCTGCTGACGTGCTGTTCGACAGCTTCGCCTCCGGAGGAAGAGTCAGCACCAATCATTTCTTTGAG aCCCTGTGGTGCTCTGGCATTTTAAGAACTGACCCACGGATTAAGGACTGCTATGCACTGATGAAAAAACTGCAGAATGCTGATGGAGCAGTGGACAGGAACACTTTCCAAAG GTGTGTGACAGGCTTTGTATCTTTCATTCTGAAAGCAGTGCAAGGCAGATTTGTCATTCCAGATTTCTGTATGTTTGCTGAAGAGACCCAAAAGCTGTTCATTAAATGTAAACAGCTGTCTTCTGTAGAG GAGAAGGAAGACAGAAGCAAGGCCAGTGGAAAGTGGGGGATTTCAATCTGCACAGTGGATGGCCAGAG GCTCTCTCTTGGGGACTGGAATGAGCCGTGTGTTCTGGGAGAGATTGCCTGGCCGCTTGTTTACGGGCTTGCCGTGGATCAACTTGGAGTTGACCATGTCCACAGACATGTAGGAGTGGAGGAATATGCAAAATATGAGTCCCCCTTTACCCTGAGCAAACAag GTGTCCCTCACACTCCCCTGACAGAGACGGGAGCAATTATATGTGCATCACTGCTGCAG TTAACATTAAGGCAAGTtacagaggaagaggagaaattCGAGTCG GTTTTGAATATTGTAAGAAGATTATGTAACAAGGAACATGCCAACTTAAATTGTACAAG TTATCAAGGCTTGAGGAAGGACATTATACGTCTACATGCACTTTCATTTTATCTTCAAGAAAAGAAG TGTTTTCCGGAAGCCAATGATATAAATGCTACACTGGATCTGCTGTTACAG TGTATGTCTACAGAAGTCACATGTGAGTCCGGAGCTGCCTTGGCTGCAACTTTAGCTAATGGTGGCCTCTGCCCTATGTCGGGTGACCAGGTCCTCTCCAGCTCTGCAGTTCGCAGTACTCTGTCCATAATGCAAGTGGCAGGAATGAACGATTACTCCAGAAAATTCCATTTTAAG GCATCCATGCCTGCCAAATCCAGCAGCTCTGGTGTTGTGTTGACAGTAGTCCCTGGGGTGCTGGGCATCACTTGCTGGTCACCAGAGTTGGATGTATATGGAAACTCATGGAGGGCTGTGCATTTCTGTGAG GAGCTGGTGTCAGTTTTTCAGCTACACAGCTTTGATATCAGGACTCCATTCAGACAGGTGCTGTTCTACAGGCAGTGGAAAGTGGAGTCTGAG GGCTACCAAATCATGAACATCCTATTGGCTGCTTATCGGGGGGACCTGCAATCGTTACGGAG GTATTTCCTCTCTGGAGCAGATGTGAATGCTGTTGATTATGATGGAAGGTCTGCACTTCATGTGGCTGCCTCAGAGGGGCGTCTGGAGGTCATCAAGTTTCTGATGGAGAGCACTGGAGCCAACTGCACACTCAAGGACAG GTGGGGAAACACAGCTTTGCAGGAGGCTATAAGATGCAATCAAGGACCTGCTGTACAGCTCCTCACAAAGTATACAGACTACAAGGAAATGTTATGA
- the glsl gene encoding glutaminase liver isoform, mitochondrial isoform X3 has translation MEQISSQEADDNPYLCFQRTPSFRRKWRKRYGGLDGNKLLEPNKEEDMRENGVMINGLTERNAAPVKSAEAQETRFAESISNLVPRKAMTPQRPVNFVAPGSTALPVFISNGGTKAPQAEPERMLTAQPWPSISRTEAQHTQSKRKVSADVLFDSFASGGRVSTNHFFETLWCSGILRTDPRIKDCYALMKKLQNADGAVDRNTFQRCVTGFVSFILKAVQGRFVIPDFCMFAEETQKLFIKCKQLSSVEEKEDRSKASGKWGISICTVDGQRLSLGDWNEPCVLGEIAWPLVYGLAVDQLGVDHVHRHVGVEEYAKYESPFTLSKQGVPHTPLTETGAIICASLLQQLTLRQVTEEEEKFESVLNIVRRLCNKEHANLNCTSYQGLRKDIIRLHALSFYLQEKKCFPEANDINATLDLLLQCMSTEVTCESGAALAATLANGGLCPMSGDQVLSSSAVRSTLSIMQVAGMNDYSRKFHFKASMPAKSSSSGVVLTVVPGVLGITCWSPELDVYGNSWRAVHFCEELVSVFQLHSFDIRTPFRQVLFYRQWKVESEVR, from the exons ATGGAACAAATTTCAAGCCAAGAAGCAGATGACAATCCTTATCTCTG TTTTCAGAGAACACCATCTTTTCGTCGCAAATGGAGAAAACGCTATGGAGGTTTGGATGGCAACAAATTGCTGGAGCCAAATAAGGAGGAGGACATGAGAG AGAATGGTGTGATGATAAATGGCCTCACTGAAAGGAATGCTGCCCCTGTGAAGAGTGCAGAAGCTCAG GAGACCAGATTTGCAGAGAGTATTTCAAATCTTGTGCCAAGAAAAGCTATGACACCTCAGAGGCCTGTCAACTTTGTGGCTCCAGGATCAACAG CTTTACCAGTATTTATCAGCAATGGTGGCACAAAAGCCCCTCAGGCAGAACCAGAGCGAATGCTCACTGCCCAGCCCTGGCCAAGCATCAGCAGGACTGAGGCCCAGCACACCCAATCCAAGAGAAAAGT GTCTGCTGACGTGCTGTTCGACAGCTTCGCCTCCGGAGGAAGAGTCAGCACCAATCATTTCTTTGAG aCCCTGTGGTGCTCTGGCATTTTAAGAACTGACCCACGGATTAAGGACTGCTATGCACTGATGAAAAAACTGCAGAATGCTGATGGAGCAGTGGACAGGAACACTTTCCAAAG GTGTGTGACAGGCTTTGTATCTTTCATTCTGAAAGCAGTGCAAGGCAGATTTGTCATTCCAGATTTCTGTATGTTTGCTGAAGAGACCCAAAAGCTGTTCATTAAATGTAAACAGCTGTCTTCTGTAGAG GAGAAGGAAGACAGAAGCAAGGCCAGTGGAAAGTGGGGGATTTCAATCTGCACAGTGGATGGCCAGAG GCTCTCTCTTGGGGACTGGAATGAGCCGTGTGTTCTGGGAGAGATTGCCTGGCCGCTTGTTTACGGGCTTGCCGTGGATCAACTTGGAGTTGACCATGTCCACAGACATGTAGGAGTGGAGGAATATGCAAAATATGAGTCCCCCTTTACCCTGAGCAAACAag GTGTCCCTCACACTCCCCTGACAGAGACGGGAGCAATTATATGTGCATCACTGCTGCAG CAGTTAACATTAAGGCAAGTtacagaggaagaggagaaattCGAGTCG GTTTTGAATATTGTAAGAAGATTATGTAACAAGGAACATGCCAACTTAAATTGTACAAG TTATCAAGGCTTGAGGAAGGACATTATACGTCTACATGCACTTTCATTTTATCTTCAAGAAAAGAAG TGTTTTCCGGAAGCCAATGATATAAATGCTACACTGGATCTGCTGTTACAG TGTATGTCTACAGAAGTCACATGTGAGTCCGGAGCTGCCTTGGCTGCAACTTTAGCTAATGGTGGCCTCTGCCCTATGTCGGGTGACCAGGTCCTCTCCAGCTCTGCAGTTCGCAGTACTCTGTCCATAATGCAAGTGGCAGGAATGAACGATTACTCCAGAAAATTCCATTTTAAG GCATCCATGCCTGCCAAATCCAGCAGCTCTGGTGTTGTGTTGACAGTAGTCCCTGGGGTGCTGGGCATCACTTGCTGGTCACCAGAGTTGGATGTATATGGAAACTCATGGAGGGCTGTGCATTTCTGTGAG GAGCTGGTGTCAGTTTTTCAGCTACACAGCTTTGATATCAGGACTCCATTCAGACAGGTGCTGTTCTACAGGCAGTGGAAAGTGGAGTCTGAGGTCAGATAA